Proteins encoded in a region of the Tachyglossus aculeatus isolate mTacAcu1 chromosome 11, mTacAcu1.pri, whole genome shotgun sequence genome:
- the LOC119934985 gene encoding putative olfactory receptor 10D3, whose translation MWNRTSVTEFILLGIPHTEGLEMVLFIVFVTFYTLTVLGNGLILTIIVASPRLHTPMYFFLGILSFFDLLFPSVTALKLLASLSGRGRAISYGGCACQVFFYHFLGCIECFLFTVMAYDRYAAICHPLRYNVIMNPGVCAGLAAGTWLGGGLQAVLLTCVTFRLPYCGPNHVDYFFCDIPAVLPLACADASLAQVISFTNVGLMPFSCFLLILISYARIAHSILSMHSAEGRHRAFSTCSAHLTSIILFYGPVALIYLQPDPSPGFSAGVQILNNLVTPTLNPFIYSLRNKEVGTALTMLRSQTV comes from the coding sequence ATGTGGAATCGCACATCGGTCACTGAGTTCATTCTACTGGGCATCCCTCACACGGAAGGACTGGAGATGGTTCTGTTCATCGTGTTCGTCACCTTCTACACTCTCACAGTGCTGGGGAACGGGCTCATCCTGACCATCATCGTGGCCTCCCCCCGCCtgcacacacccatgtacttcttcctggggATCCTCTCCTTCTTCGACCTGCTGTTCCCCTCCGTGACCGCACTCAAGCTGCTGGCCTCGCtctcgggccggggccgggccatcTCCTACGGGGGCTGCGCCTGCCAGGTGTTCTTCTACCACTTCTTGGGCTGCATCGAGTGTTTCCTGTTCACTGTGatggcctacgaccgctatgccgccatctgccaccctctgcgTTACAATGTCATCATGAACCCCGGGGTCTGCGCCGGCCTGGCCGCGGGCACCTGGCTGGGCGGAGGCCTGCAGGCCGTCCTGCTCACCTGCGTGACCTTCCGGCTGCCCTATTGTGGCCCCAACCACGTGGACTacttcttctgcgacatcccggCCGTGCTTCCTCTGGCCTGTGCTGATGCATCCTTGGCCCAGGTCATCAGCTTCACCAACGTCGGGCTCATGCCCTTCAGCTGCTTCCTGCTCATCCTCATCTCCTATGCCCGCATTGCCCACTCCATCCTGAGCATGCATTCGGCCGAAGGCCGGCACCGGGCTTTCTCCACCTGCAGCGCCCACCTGACCTCCATCATCCTCTTCTATGGGCCCGTGGCCCTCATCTACCTGCAGCCGGACCCCAGCCCCGGGTTCAGTGCCGGTGTCCAGATCCTCAACAACCTGGTCACCCCGACGCTAAACCCCTTCATCTACTCATTGCGGAATAAGGAGGTGGGGACGGCCCTGACGATGCTGCGGTCCCAGACTGTGTGA
- the LOC119934126 gene encoding putative olfactory receptor 10D3: MWNRTSVTEFILLGIPHTKGLETVLLVVFVTFYSLTVLGNGLILTIIAASSHLRTPMYFFLGILSIFDTLFPSVTALKLLASLSGRGRAISYRGCACQVFFYHFLGCIECFLFTVMAYDRYAAICHPLRYKVIMNPGVCAGLVAGTWLGGGLQAVLLTCLTFRLPYCGPNRVDYFFCDITAVLPLACADATLAQTISFINVGLMPFTCFLLILISYARIAHSILRMRSAEGRRRAFSTCSAHLTSVILLYVPVALIYLQPAPSPGFSAGVQILNNLVTPMLNPFIYSLRNKEVGTALKRLLSPTA; encoded by the coding sequence ATGTGGAATCGCACATCGGTCACTGAGTTCATCCTACTGGGCATCCCTCACACGAAAGGGTTGGAGACGGTTCTGCTCGTCGTCTTCGTGACCTTCTACTCTCTAACGGTGCTGGGGAACGGGCTCATCCTGACCATCATCGCAGCCTCCTCCCACCTGCgcacgcccatgtacttcttcctggggATCCTCTCCATCTTCGACACGCTGTTCCCCTCCGTGACCGCGCTCAAGCTGCTGGCCTCGCtctcgggccggggccgggccatcTCCTACAGGGGTTGCGCCTGCCAGGTGTTCTTCTACCACTTCCTGGGCTGCATCGAGTGTTTCCTGTTCACCGTGatggcctacgaccgctacgccgccatctgccaccctctgcgTTACAAAGTCATCATGAACCCCGGGGTTTGCGCCGGCCTGGTCGCAGGCACCTGGCTGGGCGGAGGCCTGCAGGCCGTCCTGCTCACCTGCCTGACCTTCCGGCTGCCCTATTGTGGTCCCAACCGTGTGGACTACTTCTTCTGCGACATCACGGCTGTGCTGCCGCTGGCCTGCGCCGACGCCACCCTGGCCCAGACCATCAGCTTCATTAATGTCGGACTCATGCCCTTCACCTGCTTCCTGCTCATCCTCATCTCCTACGCCCGCATCGCCCACTCCATCCTGCGCATGCGATCGGCTGAAGGCCGGCGccgggccttctccacctgcagcGCCCACCTGACCTCCGTCATCTTGCTGTACGTCCCCGTGGCCCTCATCTACCTGCAgccggcccccagccccgggtTCAGTGCCGGCGTCCAGATCCTCAACAACCTAGTCACCCCGATGCTAAACCCCTTCATCTACTCATTGCGGAATAAGGAGGTGGGGACGGCTCTGAAGAGGCTGCTGTCCCCAACCGCTTGA
- the LOC119934127 gene encoding putative olfactory receptor 10D3, translated as MWNRTSVTEFILLGIPHTDGLEMALFIVFVTFFTLTVLGNGLILTIIVASPRLRTPMYFFLGILSFFDLLFPSVTSLKLLASLSGRSRAISYGGCICQVFFYHFLGCIECFLYTVMAYDRYAAICHPLRYNVIMNPGVCVGLAAGTWLGGGLHAALLTCLTFRLPYCGPNHVDYFFCDIPAVLPLACADVSLAQVISFTNVGLMPLPCFLFVLVSYARITHSILRMRSEEGRRRAFSTCSAHLTSIILFYGPVALIYLQPDPSPGFSAGVQILNNLVTPMLNPVIYSLRNKEVGTALKVLLSQTK; from the coding sequence ATGTGGAATCGCACATCGGTCACTGAGTTCATCCTACTGGGCATCCCTCACACGGATGGGCTGGAGATGGCTCTGTTCATCGTGTTCGTGACCTTCTTCACTCTCACAGTGCTGGGGAACGGGCTCATCCTGACCATCATCGTGGCCTCGCCCCGCCtgcgcacccccatgtacttcttcctggggATCCTCTCCTTCTTCGACCTGCTGTTCCCCTCCGTGACCTCGCTCAAACTGCTGGCCTCACTTTCAGGGCGGAGTCGGGCCATCTCCTACGGGGGCTGCATCTGCCAGGTGTTCTTCTACCACTTCCTGGGCTGCATCGAGTGCTTCCTGTACACCGTGATGGcttatgaccgctacgccgccatctgccaccctctgcgTTACAACGTCATCATGAACCCCGGGGTCTGCGTCGGCCTGGCCGCGGGCACCTGGCTGGGTGGAGGCCTCCATGCCGCCCTGCTCACCTGCCTGACCTTCCGGCTGCCCTACTGCGGCCCCAACCACGTGGACTacttcttctgcgacatcccggCTGTGCTGCCACTGGCCTGCGCTGACGTCTCCCTAGCCCAGGTCATCAGCTTCACCAATGTCGGGCTCATGCCCTTACCCTGCTTCCTGTTTGTCCTCGTCTCCTACGCCCGCATCACCCACTCCATCCTGCGCATGCGATCGGAAGAAGGCCGGCGccgggccttctccacctgcagtgCCCACCTGACCTCCATCATCCTCTTCTACGGGCCCGTGGCCCTCATCTATCTGCAGCCGGACCCCAGCCCCGGGTTCAGTGCCGGCGTCCAGATCCTCAACAACCTGGTAACCCCGATGCTAAACCCCGTCATCTACTCCCTGCGGAATAAAGAGGTGGGGACAGCCCTGAAGGTGCTGCTGTCCCAGACCAAGTGA
- the LOC119934451 gene encoding von Willebrand factor A domain-containing protein 5A-like isoform X2, with protein MARPCGLLTSSKEPVPLKSISVAVAIGGFVADVTATLRYKNEEQSPVESVFVFPVDEDSAVYGFQAEVDGKTIVAEMQEKRQAQMSYEDTVAQGQEAFLLERDPSSGDVFSCSVGNLPPGQEAKLSVSYVQELPLEPDGATRFVLPAVLNPRYVPAGASEASGVTSQVPRAARGELPYTLSLSANIHSPYGIEKVQSNCTLGPLRYLGADQAVAQVSLAEGQQFERDVELLVYYKQVNTPSVCVEAAQPGAQPGSLMGEAAVMVSFYPSIPDPKEQATTGEFIFVLDRSGSMSCPMSGELHSQLRIDSAKETLLLLLKSLPLGCFFNVYGFGSTFDSFFPDSVEYTQQSMEEAVQRVKALSANLGGTEILAPLKSIFGKACRPEHPRQLFVFTDGEVGNTEEVIAEVRSHSPTHRCFSFGIGEGASTALIKGIARATAGSAEFITGSGRMQPKPSGGTGSVCLRFTLRGEAFENTLPFTLQPDSDSRLTVHRLAAKAQLQTLDASGRQASDEEKAKVIAVSIQSGVVSSLTAYVAIHKELGQPLQGPLVRRDVPLTGLFGAKSYVGACPMTSPPMMPLVMMDCRLFGSPASPAPNYHLGRAAPKMRSAIQAKVAREATGDPAAQDPEESPLLRLVSLQKADGSWALDGALASVLGMKEEEVAASLPGQGVDAAVWATVLAVVWLHSTSGDQKDEWELLEGKAVAWLRAKAGAHLDECLRAANALLKASVAPAVFGL; from the exons ATGGCCCGTCCCTGTGGCCTCCTCACCAGCTCCAAAGAGCCCG TGCCCCTCAAGAGCATCTCCGTGGCCGTGGCCATCGGGGGGTTCGTGGCGGACGTGACGGCGACGCTGCGCTACAAGAACGAGGAGCAGAGCCCCGTGGAGTCGGTCTTCGTGTTCCCCGTGGACGAGGACTCGGCTGTGTACGGCTTCCAGGCCGAGGTGGACGGGAAGACCATCGTGGCTGAGATGCAGGAGAAGCGGCAG GCCCAGATGAGCTATGAGGACACGgtggcccagggccaggaagccttcctgctGGAGCGGGACCCCAGCTCCGGGGACGTGTTCAGCTGCAGCGTGGGCAACCTGCCGCCCGGCCAGGAGGCGAAGCTCAGCGTGAGCTACGTGCAGGAGCTGCCGCTGGAGCCCGACGGGGCCACGCGCTTCGTGCTCCCCGCCGTGCTCAACCCGCGCTACGTCCCCGCCG GAGCATCCGAGGCCAGCGGCGTCACGTCTCAGGTCCCCCGGGCTGCCCGCGGCGAGCTGCCCTACACGCTGAGCCTCAGCGCCAACATCCACTCCCCGTACGGCATCGAGAAGGTCCAGTCCAACTGCACCCTGGGGCCCCTGCGGTACCTCGGGGCGGACCAGGCGGTGGCCCAG GTCTCTCTGGCGGAAGGGCAGCAGTTCGAGCGGGACGTGGAGCTCCTGGTGTACTACAAGCAGGTGAACACGCCCAGTGTGTGCGTGGAGGCTGCTCAGCCCGGGGCCCAACCAG GCTCGCTGATGGGGGAGGCCGCGGTGATGGTGAGCTTCTACCCCAGCATCCCCGACCCCAAGGAGCAGGCCACGACTGGGGAGTTCATCTTCGTCCTGGACCGCTCGGGGAGCATGTCGTGTCCAATGTCCGGCGAGCTCCATTCCCAGCTGCGCATAGACAGTGCCAAG GagacgctgcttctgctgctgaagAGTTTGCCCCTCGGCTGCTTCTTCAACGTCTATGGGTTCGGCTCCACGTTTGACTCCTTCTTTCC GGACAGCGTGGAGTACACGCAGCAGTCCATGGAGGAGGCCGTGCAGAGGGTGAAGGCTCTGAGCGCCAACTTGGGGGGGACGGAAATCTTAGCACCCCTGAAGAGTATCTTCGGCAAAGCCTGCAGGCCGGAACATCCCCGGCAG CTCTTCGTCTTCACGGACGGAGAAGTGGGGAACACGGAGGAGGTGATTGCTGAAGTCCGGAGCCACAGCCCGACCCACAG GTGTTTCTCCTTTGGCATCGGGGAAGGGGCCTCCACCGCCCTCATCAAGGGCATCGCGCGGGCCACGGCGGGCAGCGCAGAGTTCATCACGGGGAGTGGCCGGATGCAGCCCAAG CCGTCAGGGGGCACGGGCTCCGTGTGTCTCCGGTTCACGCTCAGGGGTGAGGCCTTTGAAAACACTCTGCCATTCACCCTGCAGCCGGACTCGGACTCCAG ACTGACGGTTCACCGCCTGGCCGCCAAGGCCCAGCTCCAGACCCTGGATGCTTCCGGCCGCCAAGCCTCTGACGAGGAGAAGGCGAAGGTGATAGCGGTCAGCATCCAGTCCGGCGTGGTCTCCTCACTCACGGCCTATGTGGCCATCCACAAGGAGCTCGGCCAACCCCTCCAGGGGCCTCTGGTGCGGAGGGATGTGCCGCTCACAG gCCTGTTTGGAGCAAAATCTTACGTTGGAGCCTGCCCTATGACCTCTCCGCCTATGATGCCGTTGGTGATGATGGATTGCCGCTTGTTTGGTTCCCCAGCGAGTCCCGCACCCAACTACCATTTGGGGCGAGCTGCCCCGAAAATGAGAAGTGCCATTCAGGCCAAGGTGGCCAGGGAGGCCACAGGAGACCCTGCTGCCCAGG ATCCTGAGGAGAGCCCCCTTCTCCGGCTGGTTTCTCTCCAGAAGGCGGACGGCTCCTGGGCACTGGATGGAGCTCTGGCCTCCGTCctggggatgaaggaggaggaggtggcggccTCGCTCCCCGGGCAG GGGGTGGACGCCGCCGTCTGGGCCACCGTCCTGGCTGTGGTCTGGCTGCACAGCACCAGCGGGGACCAGAAGGATGAGTGGGAGTTATTGGAAGGCAAGGCCGTGGCCTGGCTCCGCGCCAAAGCAG GGGCCCACCTGGACGAGTGTCTCCGGGCTGCCAATGCCCTGCTGAAGGCGTCTGTGGCTCCTGCCGTCTTTGGCCTGTGA
- the LOC119934451 gene encoding von Willebrand factor A domain-containing protein 5A-like isoform X1, producing the protein MARPCGLLTSSKEPVPLKSISVAVAIGGFVADVTATLRYKNEEQSPVESVFVFPVDEDSAVYGFQAEVDGKTIVAEMQEKRQAQMSYEDTVAQGQEAFLLERDPSSGDVFSCSVGNLPPGQEAKLSVSYVQELPLEPDGATRFVLPAVLNPRYVPAGASEASGVTSQVPRAARGELPYTLSLSANIHSPYGIEKVQSNCTLGPLRYLGADQAVAQVSLAEGQQFERDVELLVYYKQVNTPSVCVEAAQPGAQPGSLMGEAAVMVSFYPSIPDPKEQATTGEFIFVLDRSGSMSCPMSGELHSQLRIDSAKETLLLLLKSLPLGCFFNVYGFGSTFDSFFPDSVEYTQQSMEEAVQRVKALSANLGGTEILAPLKSIFGKACRPEHPRQLFVFTDGEVGNTEEVIAEVRSHSPTHRCFSFGIGEGASTALIKGIARATAGSAEFITGSGRMQPKALQSLKRSLQPAVQNVSLNWTLPPGLEPVLLSPAPSVIFGGQRSIVYAQLTGKQQPSGGTGSVCLRFTLRGEAFENTLPFTLQPDSDSRLTVHRLAAKAQLQTLDASGRQASDEEKAKVIAVSIQSGVVSSLTAYVAIHKELGQPLQGPLVRRDVPLTGLFGAKSYVGACPMTSPPMMPLVMMDCRLFGSPASPAPNYHLGRAAPKMRSAIQAKVAREATGDPAAQDPEESPLLRLVSLQKADGSWALDGALASVLGMKEEEVAASLPGQGVDAAVWATVLAVVWLHSTSGDQKDEWELLEGKAVAWLRAKAGAHLDECLRAANALLKASVAPAVFGL; encoded by the exons ATGGCCCGTCCCTGTGGCCTCCTCACCAGCTCCAAAGAGCCCG TGCCCCTCAAGAGCATCTCCGTGGCCGTGGCCATCGGGGGGTTCGTGGCGGACGTGACGGCGACGCTGCGCTACAAGAACGAGGAGCAGAGCCCCGTGGAGTCGGTCTTCGTGTTCCCCGTGGACGAGGACTCGGCTGTGTACGGCTTCCAGGCCGAGGTGGACGGGAAGACCATCGTGGCTGAGATGCAGGAGAAGCGGCAG GCCCAGATGAGCTATGAGGACACGgtggcccagggccaggaagccttcctgctGGAGCGGGACCCCAGCTCCGGGGACGTGTTCAGCTGCAGCGTGGGCAACCTGCCGCCCGGCCAGGAGGCGAAGCTCAGCGTGAGCTACGTGCAGGAGCTGCCGCTGGAGCCCGACGGGGCCACGCGCTTCGTGCTCCCCGCCGTGCTCAACCCGCGCTACGTCCCCGCCG GAGCATCCGAGGCCAGCGGCGTCACGTCTCAGGTCCCCCGGGCTGCCCGCGGCGAGCTGCCCTACACGCTGAGCCTCAGCGCCAACATCCACTCCCCGTACGGCATCGAGAAGGTCCAGTCCAACTGCACCCTGGGGCCCCTGCGGTACCTCGGGGCGGACCAGGCGGTGGCCCAG GTCTCTCTGGCGGAAGGGCAGCAGTTCGAGCGGGACGTGGAGCTCCTGGTGTACTACAAGCAGGTGAACACGCCCAGTGTGTGCGTGGAGGCTGCTCAGCCCGGGGCCCAACCAG GCTCGCTGATGGGGGAGGCCGCGGTGATGGTGAGCTTCTACCCCAGCATCCCCGACCCCAAGGAGCAGGCCACGACTGGGGAGTTCATCTTCGTCCTGGACCGCTCGGGGAGCATGTCGTGTCCAATGTCCGGCGAGCTCCATTCCCAGCTGCGCATAGACAGTGCCAAG GagacgctgcttctgctgctgaagAGTTTGCCCCTCGGCTGCTTCTTCAACGTCTATGGGTTCGGCTCCACGTTTGACTCCTTCTTTCC GGACAGCGTGGAGTACACGCAGCAGTCCATGGAGGAGGCCGTGCAGAGGGTGAAGGCTCTGAGCGCCAACTTGGGGGGGACGGAAATCTTAGCACCCCTGAAGAGTATCTTCGGCAAAGCCTGCAGGCCGGAACATCCCCGGCAG CTCTTCGTCTTCACGGACGGAGAAGTGGGGAACACGGAGGAGGTGATTGCTGAAGTCCGGAGCCACAGCCCGACCCACAG GTGTTTCTCCTTTGGCATCGGGGAAGGGGCCTCCACCGCCCTCATCAAGGGCATCGCGCGGGCCACGGCGGGCAGCGCAGAGTTCATCACGGGGAGTGGCCGGATGCAGCCCAAG GCTCTCCAGTCCCTGAAGCGTTCCCTGCAGCCCGCGGTGCAGAACGTCTCTCTGAACTGGACCCTGCCCCCTGGGCTGGAGCCCGTCCTgctgtccccagcccccagcgTCATcttcgggggtcagaggtcaattgTCTACGCCCAGCTAACGGGGAAGCAGCAG CCGTCAGGGGGCACGGGCTCCGTGTGTCTCCGGTTCACGCTCAGGGGTGAGGCCTTTGAAAACACTCTGCCATTCACCCTGCAGCCGGACTCGGACTCCAG ACTGACGGTTCACCGCCTGGCCGCCAAGGCCCAGCTCCAGACCCTGGATGCTTCCGGCCGCCAAGCCTCTGACGAGGAGAAGGCGAAGGTGATAGCGGTCAGCATCCAGTCCGGCGTGGTCTCCTCACTCACGGCCTATGTGGCCATCCACAAGGAGCTCGGCCAACCCCTCCAGGGGCCTCTGGTGCGGAGGGATGTGCCGCTCACAG gCCTGTTTGGAGCAAAATCTTACGTTGGAGCCTGCCCTATGACCTCTCCGCCTATGATGCCGTTGGTGATGATGGATTGCCGCTTGTTTGGTTCCCCAGCGAGTCCCGCACCCAACTACCATTTGGGGCGAGCTGCCCCGAAAATGAGAAGTGCCATTCAGGCCAAGGTGGCCAGGGAGGCCACAGGAGACCCTGCTGCCCAGG ATCCTGAGGAGAGCCCCCTTCTCCGGCTGGTTTCTCTCCAGAAGGCGGACGGCTCCTGGGCACTGGATGGAGCTCTGGCCTCCGTCctggggatgaaggaggaggaggtggcggccTCGCTCCCCGGGCAG GGGGTGGACGCCGCCGTCTGGGCCACCGTCCTGGCTGTGGTCTGGCTGCACAGCACCAGCGGGGACCAGAAGGATGAGTGGGAGTTATTGGAAGGCAAGGCCGTGGCCTGGCTCCGCGCCAAAGCAG GGGCCCACCTGGACGAGTGTCTCCGGGCTGCCAATGCCCTGCTGAAGGCGTCTGTGGCTCCTGCCGTCTTTGGCCTGTGA